One Halictus rubicundus isolate RS-2024b chromosome 10, iyHalRubi1_principal, whole genome shotgun sequence genomic window carries:
- the LOC143358285 gene encoding uncharacterized protein LOC143358285 isoform X1, whose translation MLPRISKMDENSPRQPEKEASPSPITGIVRGLMKSTLSSKHSLQSYKNENETEEIRHTKEDSVGTRCLSERGLGGSKTTNQGLFKDAFKFKTTPENPIKSRPRGRRLLGMASRRFLSPEPVSPSVEKENSNTGRSPRGISPQKMPLGSKKCRYPLEDCDPNSQDSGYEASCTGKEEKPREAFRFLEPMAVAPRRMSIECRSPIESPIRSSPQQARAIRPSSLFRTISSGYESMDDGFNDLIDVEPLEDSRVTQHQLPNGISTLLSGDIVGTTGSSSSPLCEISSSVTKMDTTNSPSTPEFPRTNRTGNFRRSLFLQNEKPETRKNSTLSKVRSCLFRSPNVSPTIGVADLSFEDGPLTHRLTNARATATATRTTTAIAIASTTTAATVPTSHRRRIFYRDEPSNDTDTNANGNGNIDSPVFVKTFKRPDPPIDDSPKLVKRSRKSGGSFSNAMRHYCCSTDTPISSPPFAGITFQRSLSETSATIAVVGATKHYADTDEIEIEIETESHALIESAIRRSTTDTDLTGDFSKPCVLPLAVGHHEDLKSISTDTLVALIRGEFNDRVDSFQIIDCRYPYEFDAGHIRGALNLYSKDLIERNLLDPLTDTPEIQPDTNKRNILVFHCEFSWERGPNLSRFLRHLDRQRNKEHYPALHYPEVYLLHGGYQQFYKEQKGLCLPQGYRPMRHPDHEADLRKFRNKSKSWQGEKSRITGNNAIRTNLKRLDF comes from the exons ATGTTACCGCGTATCTCGAAAATGGATGAAAACTCGCCGAGACAACCTGAGAAAGAAGCATCGCCTTCGCCGATTACTGGCATTGTTCGCGGATTGATGAAGTCGACGCTTTCGTCGAAACATTCTCTGCAAAGTTATAAGAACGAGAACGAAACGGAAGAGATACGACATACTAAAGAAG ATTCCGTTGGCACGCGCTGTCTGTCCGAACGTGGACTCGGAGGTTCGAAGACAACGAATCAGGG GCTCTTTAAAGATGCCTTCAAGTTCAAGACTACGCCCGAGAACCCGATAAAGTCCAGACCAAGGGGACGTCGACTTCTCGGTatggcgtcgcgacgctttcTCAGCCCGGAACCGGTCTCGCCATCTGTCGAGAAAGAAAACAGCAATACCGGCCGCAGTCCACGCGGGATCAGCCCACAAAAG ATGCCACTGGGAAGTAAAAAGTGTCGGTATCCCCTCGAAGATTGCGATCCCAATAGTCAGGATAGCGGCTACGAAGCGAGCTGTACCGGGAAAGAGGAAAAGCCGCGAGAGGCGTTTCGATTTTTGGAACCGATGGCCGTTGCCCCGCGACGAATGTCGATCGAATGCCGCAGTCCGATAGAATCGCCGATACGATCGTCGCCGCAACAAGCGCGCGCGATACGACCCTCGTCGCTCTTTCGCACCATTTCATCCGGTTACGAGAGCATGGACGACGGTTTCAACGATTTGATCGACGTCGAACCTTTAGAGGATTCTCGAGTAACCCAGCATCAGTTGCCAAACGGCATTTCGACGCTTCTTTCCGGCGATATCGTCGGCACCACCGGCTCGTCCAGCAGCCCGCTTTGCGAAATCTCGTCGTCCGTCACCAAGATGGATACTACCAACAGTCCGAGCACTCCAGAGTTTCCCCGTACGAACCGTACCGGCAACTTTAGGCGGTCCCTCTTTCTTCAGAACGAGAAACCGGAAACTCGCAAGAATTCCACGCTGTCGAAGGTACGGTCCTGCCTGTTCCGTTCGCCGAATGTCAGTCCTACGATCGGTGTCGCGGATCTCAGTTTCGAAGATGGCCCGTTGACGCATCGGTTGACGAACGCGAGAGCGACTGCAACCGCGACCAGGACCACGaccgcgatcgcgatcgcgtcCACGACCACAGCCGCGACGGTGCCTACTTCCCATCGACGACGAATCTTTTACCGCGACGAGCCCTCGAACGACACCGATACCAACGCCAATGGCAACGGCAACATCGATTCACCCGTATTCGTGAAAACGTTCAAGCGACCGGATCCACCGATCGACGACAGTCCGAAACTGGTCAAGAGGTCCCGGAAATCGGGCGGCAGTTTTTCCAACGCGATGCGCCACTACTGTTGTTCGACCGATACGCCGATATCCAGTCCCCCGTTCGCCGGCATCACCTTCCAGAGAAGTCTGTCCGAAACGTCGGCGACGATCGCGGTCGTTGGAGCGACGAAACATTACGCCGATACCGACGAaatcgagatcgagatcgaaACCGAGTCTCACGCGCTCATCGAGTCCGCTATTCGTCGCAGCACCACCGACACCGATCTTACAGGCGACTTCAGTAAACCGTGCGTCTTACCGTTGGCCGTTGGTCATCACGAAGACTTGAAATCGATTTCCACGGACACGTTGGTTGCTTTGATTCGCGGAGAGTTCAACGATCGCGTCGATTCTTTTCAAATCATAGACTGCCGCTATCCTTACGAATTCGATGCTGGACATATTCGAGGTGCTCTGAACCTGTACAGCAAGGACCTCATCGAACGAAATTTGTTGGACCCGTTAACCGACACGCCCGAGATCCAACCGGACACCAACAAGAGAAACATTCTGGTTTTCCATTGCGAGTTCTCGTGGGAACGCGGACCGAATTTGTCGCGGTTTCTCCGACATTTGGATCGACAACGAAACAAAGAACATTATCCCGCTCTTCATTATCCGGAAGTGTACTTGTTGCATGGCGGTTACCAACAATTCTATAAAGAACAGAAGGGATTGTGCTTGCCGCAAGGCTATCGACCGATGAGACATCCCGACCACGAAGCGGATCTCAGGAAATTTCGCAACAAAAGCAAAAGCTGGCAAGGCGAAAAATCAAGAATTACCGGTAACAACGCGATACGAACTAATTTGAAGCGTTTAGACTTTTGA
- the LOC143358285 gene encoding uncharacterized protein LOC143358285 isoform X3 translates to MFCRTDHPNHRFADMFWEAVTESCEVCQCTRLFKDAFKFKTTPENPIKSRPRGRRLLGMASRRFLSPEPVSPSVEKENSNTGRSPRGISPQKMPLGSKKCRYPLEDCDPNSQDSGYEASCTGKEEKPREAFRFLEPMAVAPRRMSIECRSPIESPIRSSPQQARAIRPSSLFRTISSGYESMDDGFNDLIDVEPLEDSRVTQHQLPNGISTLLSGDIVGTTGSSSSPLCEISSSVTKMDTTNSPSTPEFPRTNRTGNFRRSLFLQNEKPETRKNSTLSKVRSCLFRSPNVSPTIGVADLSFEDGPLTHRLTNARATATATRTTTAIAIASTTTAATVPTSHRRRIFYRDEPSNDTDTNANGNGNIDSPVFVKTFKRPDPPIDDSPKLVKRSRKSGGSFSNAMRHYCCSTDTPISSPPFAGITFQRSLSETSATIAVVGATKHYADTDEIEIEIETESHALIESAIRRSTTDTDLTGDFSKPCVLPLAVGHHEDLKSISTDTLVALIRGEFNDRVDSFQIIDCRYPYEFDAGHIRGALNLYSKDLIERNLLDPLTDTPEIQPDTNKRNILVFHCEFSWERGPNLSRFLRHLDRQRNKEHYPALHYPEVYLLHGGYQQFYKEQKGLCLPQGYRPMRHPDHEADLRKFRNKSKSWQGEKSRITGNNAIRTNLKRLDF, encoded by the exons ATGTTTTGCCGAACGGACCATCCTAACCACCGTTTCGCTGATATGTTTTGGGAAGCTGTCACGGAATCTTGCGAAGTGTGTCAATGTACAAG GCTCTTTAAAGATGCCTTCAAGTTCAAGACTACGCCCGAGAACCCGATAAAGTCCAGACCAAGGGGACGTCGACTTCTCGGTatggcgtcgcgacgctttcTCAGCCCGGAACCGGTCTCGCCATCTGTCGAGAAAGAAAACAGCAATACCGGCCGCAGTCCACGCGGGATCAGCCCACAAAAG ATGCCACTGGGAAGTAAAAAGTGTCGGTATCCCCTCGAAGATTGCGATCCCAATAGTCAGGATAGCGGCTACGAAGCGAGCTGTACCGGGAAAGAGGAAAAGCCGCGAGAGGCGTTTCGATTTTTGGAACCGATGGCCGTTGCCCCGCGACGAATGTCGATCGAATGCCGCAGTCCGATAGAATCGCCGATACGATCGTCGCCGCAACAAGCGCGCGCGATACGACCCTCGTCGCTCTTTCGCACCATTTCATCCGGTTACGAGAGCATGGACGACGGTTTCAACGATTTGATCGACGTCGAACCTTTAGAGGATTCTCGAGTAACCCAGCATCAGTTGCCAAACGGCATTTCGACGCTTCTTTCCGGCGATATCGTCGGCACCACCGGCTCGTCCAGCAGCCCGCTTTGCGAAATCTCGTCGTCCGTCACCAAGATGGATACTACCAACAGTCCGAGCACTCCAGAGTTTCCCCGTACGAACCGTACCGGCAACTTTAGGCGGTCCCTCTTTCTTCAGAACGAGAAACCGGAAACTCGCAAGAATTCCACGCTGTCGAAGGTACGGTCCTGCCTGTTCCGTTCGCCGAATGTCAGTCCTACGATCGGTGTCGCGGATCTCAGTTTCGAAGATGGCCCGTTGACGCATCGGTTGACGAACGCGAGAGCGACTGCAACCGCGACCAGGACCACGaccgcgatcgcgatcgcgtcCACGACCACAGCCGCGACGGTGCCTACTTCCCATCGACGACGAATCTTTTACCGCGACGAGCCCTCGAACGACACCGATACCAACGCCAATGGCAACGGCAACATCGATTCACCCGTATTCGTGAAAACGTTCAAGCGACCGGATCCACCGATCGACGACAGTCCGAAACTGGTCAAGAGGTCCCGGAAATCGGGCGGCAGTTTTTCCAACGCGATGCGCCACTACTGTTGTTCGACCGATACGCCGATATCCAGTCCCCCGTTCGCCGGCATCACCTTCCAGAGAAGTCTGTCCGAAACGTCGGCGACGATCGCGGTCGTTGGAGCGACGAAACATTACGCCGATACCGACGAaatcgagatcgagatcgaaACCGAGTCTCACGCGCTCATCGAGTCCGCTATTCGTCGCAGCACCACCGACACCGATCTTACAGGCGACTTCAGTAAACCGTGCGTCTTACCGTTGGCCGTTGGTCATCACGAAGACTTGAAATCGATTTCCACGGACACGTTGGTTGCTTTGATTCGCGGAGAGTTCAACGATCGCGTCGATTCTTTTCAAATCATAGACTGCCGCTATCCTTACGAATTCGATGCTGGACATATTCGAGGTGCTCTGAACCTGTACAGCAAGGACCTCATCGAACGAAATTTGTTGGACCCGTTAACCGACACGCCCGAGATCCAACCGGACACCAACAAGAGAAACATTCTGGTTTTCCATTGCGAGTTCTCGTGGGAACGCGGACCGAATTTGTCGCGGTTTCTCCGACATTTGGATCGACAACGAAACAAAGAACATTATCCCGCTCTTCATTATCCGGAAGTGTACTTGTTGCATGGCGGTTACCAACAATTCTATAAAGAACAGAAGGGATTGTGCTTGCCGCAAGGCTATCGACCGATGAGACATCCCGACCACGAAGCGGATCTCAGGAAATTTCGCAACAAAAGCAAAAGCTGGCAAGGCGAAAAATCAAGAATTACCGGTAACAACGCGATACGAACTAATTTGAAGCGTTTAGACTTTTGA
- the LOC143358285 gene encoding uncharacterized protein LOC143358285 isoform X4, giving the protein MASRRFLSPEPVSPSVEKENSNTGRSPRGISPQKMPLGSKKCRYPLEDCDPNSQDSGYEASCTGKEEKPREAFRFLEPMAVAPRRMSIECRSPIESPIRSSPQQARAIRPSSLFRTISSGYESMDDGFNDLIDVEPLEDSRVTQHQLPNGISTLLSGDIVGTTGSSSSPLCEISSSVTKMDTTNSPSTPEFPRTNRTGNFRRSLFLQNEKPETRKNSTLSKVRSCLFRSPNVSPTIGVADLSFEDGPLTHRLTNARATATATRTTTAIAIASTTTAATVPTSHRRRIFYRDEPSNDTDTNANGNGNIDSPVFVKTFKRPDPPIDDSPKLVKRSRKSGGSFSNAMRHYCCSTDTPISSPPFAGITFQRSLSETSATIAVVGATKHYADTDEIEIEIETESHALIESAIRRSTTDTDLTGDFSKPCVLPLAVGHHEDLKSISTDTLVALIRGEFNDRVDSFQIIDCRYPYEFDAGHIRGALNLYSKDLIERNLLDPLTDTPEIQPDTNKRNILVFHCEFSWERGPNLSRFLRHLDRQRNKEHYPALHYPEVYLLHGGYQQFYKEQKGLCLPQGYRPMRHPDHEADLRKFRNKSKSWQGEKSRITGNNAIRTNLKRLDF; this is encoded by the exons atggcgtcgcgacgctttcTCAGCCCGGAACCGGTCTCGCCATCTGTCGAGAAAGAAAACAGCAATACCGGCCGCAGTCCACGCGGGATCAGCCCACAAAAG ATGCCACTGGGAAGTAAAAAGTGTCGGTATCCCCTCGAAGATTGCGATCCCAATAGTCAGGATAGCGGCTACGAAGCGAGCTGTACCGGGAAAGAGGAAAAGCCGCGAGAGGCGTTTCGATTTTTGGAACCGATGGCCGTTGCCCCGCGACGAATGTCGATCGAATGCCGCAGTCCGATAGAATCGCCGATACGATCGTCGCCGCAACAAGCGCGCGCGATACGACCCTCGTCGCTCTTTCGCACCATTTCATCCGGTTACGAGAGCATGGACGACGGTTTCAACGATTTGATCGACGTCGAACCTTTAGAGGATTCTCGAGTAACCCAGCATCAGTTGCCAAACGGCATTTCGACGCTTCTTTCCGGCGATATCGTCGGCACCACCGGCTCGTCCAGCAGCCCGCTTTGCGAAATCTCGTCGTCCGTCACCAAGATGGATACTACCAACAGTCCGAGCACTCCAGAGTTTCCCCGTACGAACCGTACCGGCAACTTTAGGCGGTCCCTCTTTCTTCAGAACGAGAAACCGGAAACTCGCAAGAATTCCACGCTGTCGAAGGTACGGTCCTGCCTGTTCCGTTCGCCGAATGTCAGTCCTACGATCGGTGTCGCGGATCTCAGTTTCGAAGATGGCCCGTTGACGCATCGGTTGACGAACGCGAGAGCGACTGCAACCGCGACCAGGACCACGaccgcgatcgcgatcgcgtcCACGACCACAGCCGCGACGGTGCCTACTTCCCATCGACGACGAATCTTTTACCGCGACGAGCCCTCGAACGACACCGATACCAACGCCAATGGCAACGGCAACATCGATTCACCCGTATTCGTGAAAACGTTCAAGCGACCGGATCCACCGATCGACGACAGTCCGAAACTGGTCAAGAGGTCCCGGAAATCGGGCGGCAGTTTTTCCAACGCGATGCGCCACTACTGTTGTTCGACCGATACGCCGATATCCAGTCCCCCGTTCGCCGGCATCACCTTCCAGAGAAGTCTGTCCGAAACGTCGGCGACGATCGCGGTCGTTGGAGCGACGAAACATTACGCCGATACCGACGAaatcgagatcgagatcgaaACCGAGTCTCACGCGCTCATCGAGTCCGCTATTCGTCGCAGCACCACCGACACCGATCTTACAGGCGACTTCAGTAAACCGTGCGTCTTACCGTTGGCCGTTGGTCATCACGAAGACTTGAAATCGATTTCCACGGACACGTTGGTTGCTTTGATTCGCGGAGAGTTCAACGATCGCGTCGATTCTTTTCAAATCATAGACTGCCGCTATCCTTACGAATTCGATGCTGGACATATTCGAGGTGCTCTGAACCTGTACAGCAAGGACCTCATCGAACGAAATTTGTTGGACCCGTTAACCGACACGCCCGAGATCCAACCGGACACCAACAAGAGAAACATTCTGGTTTTCCATTGCGAGTTCTCGTGGGAACGCGGACCGAATTTGTCGCGGTTTCTCCGACATTTGGATCGACAACGAAACAAAGAACATTATCCCGCTCTTCATTATCCGGAAGTGTACTTGTTGCATGGCGGTTACCAACAATTCTATAAAGAACAGAAGGGATTGTGCTTGCCGCAAGGCTATCGACCGATGAGACATCCCGACCACGAAGCGGATCTCAGGAAATTTCGCAACAAAAGCAAAAGCTGGCAAGGCGAAAAATCAAGAATTACCGGTAACAACGCGATACGAACTAATTTGAAGCGTTTAGACTTTTGA
- the LOC143358285 gene encoding uncharacterized protein LOC143358285 isoform X2 produces the protein MRSRDRGFFVLTLHDSVGTRCLSERGLGGSKTTNQGLFKDAFKFKTTPENPIKSRPRGRRLLGMASRRFLSPEPVSPSVEKENSNTGRSPRGISPQKMPLGSKKCRYPLEDCDPNSQDSGYEASCTGKEEKPREAFRFLEPMAVAPRRMSIECRSPIESPIRSSPQQARAIRPSSLFRTISSGYESMDDGFNDLIDVEPLEDSRVTQHQLPNGISTLLSGDIVGTTGSSSSPLCEISSSVTKMDTTNSPSTPEFPRTNRTGNFRRSLFLQNEKPETRKNSTLSKVRSCLFRSPNVSPTIGVADLSFEDGPLTHRLTNARATATATRTTTAIAIASTTTAATVPTSHRRRIFYRDEPSNDTDTNANGNGNIDSPVFVKTFKRPDPPIDDSPKLVKRSRKSGGSFSNAMRHYCCSTDTPISSPPFAGITFQRSLSETSATIAVVGATKHYADTDEIEIEIETESHALIESAIRRSTTDTDLTGDFSKPCVLPLAVGHHEDLKSISTDTLVALIRGEFNDRVDSFQIIDCRYPYEFDAGHIRGALNLYSKDLIERNLLDPLTDTPEIQPDTNKRNILVFHCEFSWERGPNLSRFLRHLDRQRNKEHYPALHYPEVYLLHGGYQQFYKEQKGLCLPQGYRPMRHPDHEADLRKFRNKSKSWQGEKSRITGNNAIRTNLKRLDF, from the exons ATGCGGTCTCGAGACCGCGGTTTCTTCGTTCTTACGCTTCACG ATTCCGTTGGCACGCGCTGTCTGTCCGAACGTGGACTCGGAGGTTCGAAGACAACGAATCAGGG GCTCTTTAAAGATGCCTTCAAGTTCAAGACTACGCCCGAGAACCCGATAAAGTCCAGACCAAGGGGACGTCGACTTCTCGGTatggcgtcgcgacgctttcTCAGCCCGGAACCGGTCTCGCCATCTGTCGAGAAAGAAAACAGCAATACCGGCCGCAGTCCACGCGGGATCAGCCCACAAAAG ATGCCACTGGGAAGTAAAAAGTGTCGGTATCCCCTCGAAGATTGCGATCCCAATAGTCAGGATAGCGGCTACGAAGCGAGCTGTACCGGGAAAGAGGAAAAGCCGCGAGAGGCGTTTCGATTTTTGGAACCGATGGCCGTTGCCCCGCGACGAATGTCGATCGAATGCCGCAGTCCGATAGAATCGCCGATACGATCGTCGCCGCAACAAGCGCGCGCGATACGACCCTCGTCGCTCTTTCGCACCATTTCATCCGGTTACGAGAGCATGGACGACGGTTTCAACGATTTGATCGACGTCGAACCTTTAGAGGATTCTCGAGTAACCCAGCATCAGTTGCCAAACGGCATTTCGACGCTTCTTTCCGGCGATATCGTCGGCACCACCGGCTCGTCCAGCAGCCCGCTTTGCGAAATCTCGTCGTCCGTCACCAAGATGGATACTACCAACAGTCCGAGCACTCCAGAGTTTCCCCGTACGAACCGTACCGGCAACTTTAGGCGGTCCCTCTTTCTTCAGAACGAGAAACCGGAAACTCGCAAGAATTCCACGCTGTCGAAGGTACGGTCCTGCCTGTTCCGTTCGCCGAATGTCAGTCCTACGATCGGTGTCGCGGATCTCAGTTTCGAAGATGGCCCGTTGACGCATCGGTTGACGAACGCGAGAGCGACTGCAACCGCGACCAGGACCACGaccgcgatcgcgatcgcgtcCACGACCACAGCCGCGACGGTGCCTACTTCCCATCGACGACGAATCTTTTACCGCGACGAGCCCTCGAACGACACCGATACCAACGCCAATGGCAACGGCAACATCGATTCACCCGTATTCGTGAAAACGTTCAAGCGACCGGATCCACCGATCGACGACAGTCCGAAACTGGTCAAGAGGTCCCGGAAATCGGGCGGCAGTTTTTCCAACGCGATGCGCCACTACTGTTGTTCGACCGATACGCCGATATCCAGTCCCCCGTTCGCCGGCATCACCTTCCAGAGAAGTCTGTCCGAAACGTCGGCGACGATCGCGGTCGTTGGAGCGACGAAACATTACGCCGATACCGACGAaatcgagatcgagatcgaaACCGAGTCTCACGCGCTCATCGAGTCCGCTATTCGTCGCAGCACCACCGACACCGATCTTACAGGCGACTTCAGTAAACCGTGCGTCTTACCGTTGGCCGTTGGTCATCACGAAGACTTGAAATCGATTTCCACGGACACGTTGGTTGCTTTGATTCGCGGAGAGTTCAACGATCGCGTCGATTCTTTTCAAATCATAGACTGCCGCTATCCTTACGAATTCGATGCTGGACATATTCGAGGTGCTCTGAACCTGTACAGCAAGGACCTCATCGAACGAAATTTGTTGGACCCGTTAACCGACACGCCCGAGATCCAACCGGACACCAACAAGAGAAACATTCTGGTTTTCCATTGCGAGTTCTCGTGGGAACGCGGACCGAATTTGTCGCGGTTTCTCCGACATTTGGATCGACAACGAAACAAAGAACATTATCCCGCTCTTCATTATCCGGAAGTGTACTTGTTGCATGGCGGTTACCAACAATTCTATAAAGAACAGAAGGGATTGTGCTTGCCGCAAGGCTATCGACCGATGAGACATCCCGACCACGAAGCGGATCTCAGGAAATTTCGCAACAAAAGCAAAAGCTGGCAAGGCGAAAAATCAAGAATTACCGGTAACAACGCGATACGAACTAATTTGAAGCGTTTAGACTTTTGA